The stretch of DNA TTTAGAACTTCGTTTTTATGCCAAAAATGAGGGTATCGTAAACATTAATAGTGATAGTGGAGACAACTTGGCCCGCTGCCAAAACGTGTGCTTTTTACCATGCTAGATTTGGGTGAattgttcctcttttttttggtttcttatCTAATAATGTTAGCCAAGCATTAGCATGTGATAATTCTGCTTTCAAGATAAGCAAGCAACTTAAACGATGTGTCTTATTATCTCATCCAGAGTCCTGCCGAAATACTTATTCCATATCATCTCCGTGGAGAAAGTATCATGGTGGATCTCTCCACTTTTTCCACAgaaacagtataaaaatataaaaaaatcaaatacgtcccctttatatatatatatatgtacggaAATCGTCCAGCCTGCCCAGATTAACGTCAAACGAGGTGACAAGTGACCCAAATTACTGAAGGTAAGGGGTGCTCCTCAGTTTAGCTATTGATGTGAGGTCTGGGGGTTCTAGCATCAGAGAACTCGGGTAAGTCTCGGACGGTCTGACGTACAGTCACTCTGGAGTTTAGCATTCTAGATTTCTTCTAGAGTTGGTCCACAGACTCAACTGAAGAATAGATGCTGAGTTTGGCCATAAGACATGACCATGGCTGTTGTGGACCAGCAATGACATGTctctatgacatcattcatCGGCCATCCAACAAGACCCCAATTCCCAGTCTTGTAGTAAgaagaatgttttttaatgtattgttttgtggAACAAGGGTTGAAGTTATGTGGACTATTTGGTCCCCATTCTTGGTCCTCTGAGGTCTTCCTTCTTGATTCCTCTTTTATTCTTGTTGCCCTCATCCCATCTTCAAGAGGTCACCCACCACCCGCATTGCAAAGCAGAATCCGGGTTCGGCTGTGGCATTTTTAGCACATCGGTGCGTGGCACATACCCATGAACCTCCCCGCAGCTGCCTGACCCCTGTACAGCATCCAGAAGATGAGCGACTGCAAATAAACCGCTTATTGTGGTGTTTTTTAGCTTGCTAACCCAGTTCAGGAGATAAAGTTCAACAAAAGTCAGATAAAACCCACAATTTGGCTGTTTTCATGTTTGCTTTTTGGAAACTCTGGTTGACTGGAATTTAGCTTATCGGGCACCTCTACTACCCggagtgtcacatggcacagCTCTCGCTGCTGCTCGATTCAAGTCCATATGCCACAAGTTCTGAACGTTGTATTATAGGCTGACCTTCTCAGAGGCATAACTACCTCCCTTCGCTTTATTTGTAGGTAGTAGTCATGgaagggctggcaccttttAGCCCAGGAAGGGGCAAGTACAGCCTCACCTGCCCCCCTCGGAGATAAGTATATTGGAAGATGTCACGTAACATATATGACCTCTCCAGAGAGTGCCCAATGTGGGTGAGAGCCTCATGATTTGGGTGGAGCGGCGTGTGACTCGGACAGCACATTCTGTCTGGGTGGAGCTCCGAAGACTGTTGGCACGTATGGATCAGTACGTCCATACACGGAAGGCGTGACCCAGGGTCATATGTAATATCACATGCCAGGCAATTATATGGTGATCCACAGGAGGTTCCCACACGCCGGCCTCATATCTCATTCCGCAGCAAGTTCTATAGAAACTAAACGCTGCTAACGTATTCCGAGCACGCCTTTTCCTGACATCCCGATGTCGCCGGAGGGCTTTCGATGTCTGCGATCGGGAAGGTGTCTGAAAGCGTGACGCATTCGTAGTAAAATCTCTCCGTGTCGGTCTTTTCTTGGTTTAACCTTTTAGTTTCCAACGGCGAAAGCGCTCATAAGGTCCTGGAACACAGCGAAGAGCGACTCGCTATCAGAAGGCAGTCGACGGCCCTGTTTATTTTGGACGACGGTCCTCTAATTAAAGCTTCTGTCCCCATTCTCGACATTCCTCTGAAATTACCCCCCGAAACCCCTCTAAAGATGAACCATGACTCAAATGCCTTCATAGGTTTTTGATAAAGTCTTAGATACCCAGGTCCGGGCCAGCGGGGATCACGTCTACACCTAGGGGGGGCCATGCAATTTACTGCCACTTACTGCATCTCCCACTTGACTGCCGTCCGACCGCACAGGAACACAGCTTATAGCCAGGGGGCGATCGAGGGCAGGTGGGTCCCTGGGGCAACACTGTTACAAGCCCCCCCCCTTCGGAATAacgggaaatggctaattgggcccaaattggacatttccacttaggggtgcacTCCCTTTTGTGAGATACCGTATATCACAGGCATGGATTTCAGTGTACGGCTGGATCTCCCGCACGGCGACTGGCCAGcgaagaggcaaatgcataatggggggctctgaaaaatcccccatGCGTTTGCAAGGGGGCCATATATAAATTTAAACGGAGCCCTTAGCTATCATATGCTCAGACTAAAGCAGTCTATGGTGTTTGAATCTCGGAGGTCATGTTGGGGCTAGGGGAGTAGGATTTGGCTCCACATGGGTGAGGCACAGACCCCACACAGTATACTAGTGAGGGGGTCATGCGTAGTGGACTCGCACATTTTGGTTCTCTCTAAATGCCCCTCCACCTCCTCTGCAGACGGATCCACAGcggtgcagaaacgcttctttaCCTCCGCCGAGCCGTCTGCATTGTTCTGAGCTCTTGGAGAACTTCCGCAAAAGAGCCCGAGCCGCGGGGGTGCACCGCAGAGACAGCCTCACTCCTgctcctccaatcgggggagagggtgtgcgcagaggctccgccctttttgCGGAAGCACTCCAGGAGGCTACtggggagaagcggacgaagaaagagaAACAAGAGAAGAGGAACCACAGAAAAGGAGATAGGGACACTGAAGCGTTCGGTGGAGAAGATTGAGAGagcgagtgaatgaatgaattaacgagagtgaatgagagcaaattttgtttccaaattggAAAAAAACCCTCCGAACCAGAAACAAACTTCTATTTTTGCTAGAAATATTCCATACATTTTGCTTACACCCTgtgataataaatatacattaacatatgGCATGGGAAACCGCCAGCATGTAACCTCTTGCAATCTGCATAATAAAGATGCCGGTTTCGGCCGGCGGATTATAACTGCACAAAAGAACCAGTTCCCCGGCGATCTATACAGATTGtaaaaaaactaatgaaaagcAGCGTCTTATATTACAGATTCTGATAAAAACAAACGCGCATTTATATATACGctgtatgtgcgtatgtatcACTACATTAACCCGTTAATAGCCCATTGTTAAAGTTCTACGTAGAGActcaccaaatgtgttacccagaCTGTGTgactgagaatctgccccctcACCTTGAGACTCGGGGGCaaaatgggcgactagatgggggccctgagagtatatattctataatattacTCTCagggcccccatctagtcgcccgtttctcctgctgtaaagactcaaaccttaatcagtcgttggtctcgtcttagattcaggagccgtatgtctatcccacgcatgtttaatcgtcccccccacactgtataaactctaccacctctgctgggaggccgctcCACTTATCTAAACAGTTGGCTACATTACTAACTGGATGAGCAAAAATCAACGCTCGGCTGGGACAGACCCGGCCTGCGAGCGCCAGCAGCCCGACACGGCCCCGTTCCAAGAAATATTCACCAAACGGAACACTCCACATTATCagcaacacaaaaacaaaatgtcattttttttgtgaaccAGACCATAAAAATTTATTAACAATTGTTCATTAATGCTTCCAATGCATAGATCCCgaaatatacaaaatgtttttttgttcgtaCAGAAATAgattgtctttaaaaaaaaaaaatacatctttatgAGAGATTACTCTGACCACGGCTGAGCGGTTTCTTAGGATTGCATCATCGTGTGAAGACATATTTGTCCCAACCATGCTGGAAGTATTGCATCactgcgtaaaaaaaaaaaaagctctctcttatttaaataacattcaAATTGAGCCAATAACGTCCGGATTACACGCAGAATtaaaagggtatttttcaggtaaaaataattaaaaaaaaataaaaaatttaaggaaaataaaaggCACAATTTGCAACACTGACAAATTACATGTTTTCGGGTTAAATTACTGTACCTCTAAACATGGAGGTAAATGTGCTTCGTTACCCATCCATTGCTTAAATTTGGTGTATTTTGTACAAATTGTAAGAAATGTCCtcgttttaacattttttttgcattttttaaccttataaatatataaaaagattccATTAAGTGCTGCGAGCGCAGTCTGTATCCGATAAACTCCGCCTCCCGCGtctcttaaagtgccagcgcaTTGTTTTCCTTGCGGTTAGGGTACCAAGGGGGGGAGCCAGGGATGCGAAGCAAAGCCCCCCCCAACTCCCATCAATCCGAGCCAGGACGGCCGAAGGCTGCGAGAGATGCCGGCCGAATACACTGGAAAGGTTAGGGTCGTACAGTCTTTGGCCTGATCATCGCTCCATCTGATGGGTTATTGCATAAAAAGGTCCATCGctgacacggggggggggttgatggggtatttgaAGGAGTAAAGGGGCATATGATATACGACTCCTGAtgatatgcctatcccatgcatgtttaaactccctaactgtattagtctctaccacttctgctgggaggctgttccccttatctaccaccctttcacaCAGATGCTCAAACGTCTAGAGGGTAAGAACTCGAGGTTGAGGTCAAATTAAGATTGGATCCTCGAGCGGCGCATCCAGCGCAAACCActccatttctttaaaaataaaccgCAATTTCCgctaaaatatagatttatcaCCGGGGCCCCCAAAAACTGCAGCCGCTGTTCTAGAAAGTCCTGGGGTTTCAGGGTCACAGGGCGGCTCGTAAAAAGTGCAAGTCTTCCCGTCCAATATTAAAGAGAAACGGGACAGGCGTAGCAGCTACAAGTGATCCATATTCACCCCCCAGCAGGAAGCCTCATCGGCCTCTCTTTGGTTTGTTAATGATTAAACGGTTAAGAGTGGCGCAGGAATGCACGGGCAAACACTCaacctgaaggggttaattaacccTATCCTATCCCAGAAGAACAACAACAAGGCACGCCGAGGGCTAGAGCCTCAGCAAAAGCCAGGATAACCTACCCCACGCTGTACATGAAGACACGCCAACTGTACAGTCCACAGCACCAGAGGGGTTAAACTATCACacagaagccccccccccatagtcGCACCCCTAGGGCACTTCTTTTAAAGCTGAAAAAAACATCCGTCTCCAAAACcggtctagttttaaaaataataaaaacctgagaaaagaggttctgcagcagctcgGTCGGCCGCCACAGAAGCATACCTTTGGACTGGACAGTATACAGCCCCGGGGGCTCGCTTACGTTCTATATACATACAGGTACATTTTGTGCGCgttaaagggggggggataactTTCATCTTAGGGGGGGGCAAAGCCCTAAACGCCCTGCACATCGGGGCTCCTGCCCATCACATTCATACAgagggggtaaaaaaaacacttcacaGGAGCCCAGAAGGGATCCAGTATAAGAAGTAAATGCTGCGTGACATTCCTCTAGCGGCCATCCGCGGAACTGCAGGCGCCACAAACGTTAAATGCCTCGGCCGGTAAATGTTTGAATGAGAACATCCCGGGGGGGGTCTCTGCCCTCTCCTCATTAACCCCTCCAGTGCCAGTGCAGCCCAAATCCAATACAGTCAACCCATTTCTTCAGCATAAGGACAGCCCGACATAAAAGTTATTtgcaccccccccctcccccgttatatacatatagtgcTTATACAGGAGGGTCACCGGGTACCGGCAGCTCTATAGAGTTTGCACAGGGGGGTCCGCACTTCTTTCCCCCCCCTCGCGGGGTATCTGTATCTCCACGTGCCCCCCTCCCAAAGAGTCATTCCGTGCCCCCGGTGCCCCGGCTCAGCACCGGCCCGTGGCCGCCAGCAGGGGTTCGGGCAGCTGCTTGAACAGGTTCCGTAGGGTCGTCAGCTCCCGGCTCAGCTGCTCCACCTTCTTCTGCAGCCGCTCGTTCTCGGCGCTGAGCTCCAGGACCTTGTGCTGGGTCTCCATGTTGCGGATCTTCGCCTTGTCCCGGCTCTTCCGCACCGCGATGTTATTCCGCTCCCGGCGGATCTTGTACTCGTCGCTGTGTTTATCCAGCGATTTCTTGCACTTGCTGCCACCCGCGCCGTGCTTCCCGTACCCGCCGCCACCCTTGCGGTCGGACGGATTGGGGGTGCCGGGCGGGCTGCCCGAGGACGTGCTGGAGAGGTTCCCGTTGCTGCCGCTGGGCACCGCCTGGTACCCCAGAAACGAGCGGATGGTGAAGGGGCCCCCGGGGCTCTGCATGGCCGCCTCCTCCCGGGCCTCCTTGGACGAGCTCTTGTAACAGTCCAGGGACTCCAGCACGGGCTCCACCTTGGTCTCCCCGATGTGGGGGAACCCGAGCAGCGCGGACTGGGGGTGCTGCTTGGCCGCCCCGCCGTACAGCACCGCCCCCTTGCGGCCGCTCTTATAATCGTCCGCAGACAGCAGATCCACTAAGAAGTCCCCGCAAGGAGGCTCGTAACCCCCGGCTCCCCCGAGGGCCACCGCCGCCGGGCTGCCGGCCCCTGTGGAAGGATCCAGGTACGGACTGAAGTCTATGGTTTTCTCGTGCTCGCCAAGCTCCGAGCCCGGGAAGCCTCTGCCCCTCCGGTTTAACTTGCCCCCTAAGCCGGCCAGGCCGTCCGTGGCACTAGTGGCGGGGTCGTAGTAAAAGTGTCCGCCTTCCATGGATCTAACGGCCGGCGGGGGTGGTAGACATGCTGCCGGATCCCAGTGGAGCAGGCGTTGCATCAAAGCGAAGGGCCGGTGACGGGGGGTAACGGGCAGCTGTCCCGGGGGTCACTGGGCTGCTCGGGGTATCGCGGCTCCGGTTTCCGATCCACTGCTATTCCGCGTGTCTCCCGTCTTACTAAACACTGACTGCTCGGGCCGCTTCCCGGTACAGCGCTTTATACGCCTGCGTGACGTCACTGGCAGCTTGTGCCCGGTCGGAGTCATGGCAACCGTGACGTTGCCGCTGCCGCTGACAGCTCCACGCCGCTCCGCCGGTCCAGGTGCGCACAGGTGCCGGGGAGACCCCCGAGTGCGGCAACACAATGGCGCCCACCTATTCCATGGCAGGGAAACGGCCGGGGAGGAATAAAACAATACGCCGTTTACTAGTACCAAGCAGTAGGCGTGTACAAGGGGAAATTACCCCAAGAGCTGACAGTCCAATATCCCAGACCTCAGCTGCTTCAGAACATCTTAGCCAACTCATccatattattatcatttctatattattcttattatctttattatttctataatttatatataattatgtatgttattattattattatctattattattatatattat from Spea bombifrons isolate aSpeBom1 chromosome 13, aSpeBom1.2.pri, whole genome shotgun sequence encodes:
- the CEBPB gene encoding CCAAT/enhancer-binding protein beta → MQRLLHWDPAACLPPPPAVRSMEGGHFYYDPATSATDGLAGLGGKLNRRGRGFPGSELGEHEKTIDFSPYLDPSTGAGSPAAVALGGAGGYEPPCGDFLVDLLSADDYKSGRKGAVLYGGAAKQHPQSALLGFPHIGETKVEPVLESLDCYKSSSKEAREEAAMQSPGGPFTIRSFLGYQAVPSGSNGNLSSTSSGSPPGTPNPSDRKGGGGYGKHGAGGSKCKKSLDKHSDEYKIRRERNNIAVRKSRDKAKIRNMETQHKVLELSAENERLQKKVEQLSRELTTLRNLFKQLPEPLLAATGRC